The following proteins are encoded in a genomic region of Mycobacterium kiyosense:
- the mraY gene encoding phospho-N-acetylmuramoyl-pentapeptide-transferase has protein sequence MRQILIAVAIAVAVSILLTPALIRLFTRQGFGHQIREDGPPSHHTKRGTPSMGGVAILAGIWAGYLGTHLLGMFFDGEGISASGLLVLGLATALGGVGFLDDLIKIRRSRNLGLNKTAKTVGQITSAVLFAVLVLQFRNPAGLTPASADLSYVREIATVTFAPALFVLFCVVVVSAWSNAVNFTDGLDGLAAGCMAMVTGAYVLITFWQYRNACVTAPGLGCYNVRDPLDLAIIAAATAGACIGFLWWNAAPAKIFMGDTGSLALGGIIAGLSVTSRTEMLAVVLGSLFVAEVTSVVLQILAFRTTGRRVFRMAPFHHHFELVGWAETTVIIRFWLLTAITCGLGVALFYGEWLSTIGA, from the coding sequence GTGAGGCAGATCCTGATCGCCGTCGCCATCGCGGTGGCCGTGTCCATCCTGCTGACCCCGGCGCTGATCCGGCTGTTCACCCGGCAGGGGTTCGGCCACCAGATCCGCGAGGACGGTCCACCCAGCCACCACACCAAGCGCGGCACGCCGTCGATGGGCGGGGTGGCGATCCTGGCCGGTATCTGGGCCGGTTACCTGGGCACCCACCTGCTCGGCATGTTCTTCGACGGCGAAGGCATCTCCGCCTCCGGATTGCTGGTGCTGGGCCTGGCCACAGCGCTGGGCGGCGTCGGTTTTCTCGACGACCTGATCAAGATCCGCCGGTCCAGGAACCTGGGACTGAACAAGACGGCCAAGACGGTCGGGCAGATCACCAGCGCCGTGCTGTTCGCGGTGCTGGTGCTGCAGTTCCGCAACCCGGCCGGTCTGACCCCGGCCAGCGCGGATCTGTCCTACGTGCGCGAGATCGCCACCGTCACCTTCGCCCCGGCGCTGTTCGTGCTGTTCTGCGTGGTGGTGGTCAGCGCCTGGTCGAACGCCGTCAACTTCACCGACGGGCTGGACGGGCTGGCCGCCGGCTGCATGGCGATGGTCACCGGCGCCTATGTGCTGATCACCTTCTGGCAGTACCGCAACGCGTGCGTCACCGCGCCCGGGCTGGGCTGCTACAACGTGCGCGACCCGCTGGACCTGGCGATCATCGCGGCGGCCACCGCGGGGGCCTGCATCGGGTTCCTGTGGTGGAACGCCGCGCCGGCCAAGATCTTCATGGGCGACACCGGGTCGCTGGCGCTGGGCGGCATCATCGCCGGGTTGTCGGTCACCAGCCGCACCGAGATGCTGGCCGTCGTACTGGGTTCGCTGTTCGTCGCCGAGGTCACCTCGGTGGTGCTGCAGATTCTGGCGTTCCGGACCACCGGACGCCGGGTGTTCCGGATGGCGCCGTTCCATCACCATTTCGAGCTGGTGGGCTGGGCCGAAACCACGGTGATCATCCGGTTCTGGCTGCTCACCGCGATCACCTGCGGCCTGGGCGTGGCCCTGTTCTACGGTGAGTGGCTGTCCACGATCGGCGCCTGA
- the idsA2 gene encoding geranylgeranyl pyrophosphate synthase, which produces MTDKVADAVTDQLRQYLRGRRSESSFLGADYHELTGWLEDFALTGGKRLRPVFAYWGWDAVTTEPPDPEVLLLFSALELLHAFALVHDDVIDGSATRRGRPTAHVHFAALHRERRWQGPADQFGVSAAILLGDITHAWANDIVARTALDPGARVRVERVWSDIRTEVLGGQYLDIIAEAAPPASAEESVAAAMKVATYKTACYTVTRPLQLGAAAAADRPDIAAAFQSFGTDLGVAFQLRDDVLGVFGDPAVTGKPSGDDLRSGKRTVLLAEATRLAEKSDPLAANLLRSSIGTDLTDAQVHELRAVIAGVGALAAAEDRIAELTGRALATLASAPITASAKTGLSELAQLATDRSA; this is translated from the coding sequence GTGACCGACAAGGTGGCTGACGCCGTCACCGACCAACTACGGCAGTACCTGCGCGGCCGTCGCAGCGAATCGAGCTTTCTCGGCGCCGACTACCACGAATTGACCGGCTGGCTCGAGGATTTCGCGCTCACCGGGGGCAAGCGACTGCGACCGGTGTTCGCCTACTGGGGCTGGGATGCGGTGACCACCGAGCCGCCCGATCCCGAAGTGCTGCTGCTGTTTTCGGCACTCGAACTGCTGCACGCCTTCGCGCTGGTGCACGACGACGTGATCGACGGGTCCGCCACCCGCCGCGGTCGGCCGACCGCCCATGTGCACTTCGCGGCCCTGCACCGCGAACGCCGATGGCAGGGCCCGGCGGATCAGTTCGGCGTCTCGGCGGCGATCCTGCTCGGCGACATCACACATGCCTGGGCCAACGACATCGTGGCGCGCACCGCCCTGGACCCGGGCGCCCGGGTGCGCGTCGAGCGGGTGTGGTCGGACATCCGCACCGAGGTGCTCGGCGGGCAGTACCTCGACATCATCGCCGAAGCAGCGCCGCCGGCATCGGCCGAGGAGTCGGTCGCCGCCGCGATGAAGGTAGCCACCTACAAGACCGCCTGCTACACCGTCACCCGGCCCTTGCAGCTCGGTGCGGCCGCCGCCGCCGACCGGCCAGACATCGCCGCGGCGTTCCAGAGTTTCGGCACCGACCTCGGGGTGGCTTTCCAGCTGCGCGACGACGTCCTCGGCGTGTTCGGCGACCCCGCGGTGACGGGCAAACCGTCCGGGGACGACCTGCGGTCGGGCAAACGCACCGTGCTACTGGCCGAGGCGACCCGGCTAGCCGAGAAGTCGGATCCGTTGGCGGCCAACCTGTTACGATCCTCGATCGGCACCGACCTGACCGATGCCCAGGTGCACGAACTGCGTGCGGTGATCGCCGGGGTGGGGGCGCTGGCCGCGGCGGAGGACCGCATCGCCGAGCTCACCGGACGGGCGCTGGCCACGCTGGCGTCGGCGCCGATCACGGCGTCGGCCAAGACCGGGTTGTCCGAGCTGGCCCAGCTGGCCACCGACCGGTCGGCCTGA
- the pbpB gene encoding penicillin-binding protein B: MSRGDARRAERGPRQPREAKKGHQPARARRSDRPDVRESRRFRKAGKAEAKPTPVAGGGHSAKLRRTRQAVQVGNRGASFVFRHRTGNVIIAVLMVVAISQLFYLQVSNAAQLNAQAAGQLKVTDIERAVRGAIIDRHNDRLAFTIEARALTFQPKRVRQQLEEARRKAPQAPDPQERLAAIAKEIAGKLNNKPDAPTLLKKLQSNESFVYLARAVDPAIANAISAKYPEVGSERQDLRQYPGGSLAANIVGGIDWDGHGLLGLEDALDAMLAGTDGSVTYDRGSDGVVIPGSYRNRHRAVYGSTVQLTLDDDIQFYVQQQVQQARDLSGAHTVSAVVLDAHTGEVLAMANDNTFDPSQDIGRQADRQLGNLPVSSPFEPGSVNKIITASSVIEYGLSNPDEVLQVPGSINMGGVNIHDAWEHGVMPYTTTGVFGKSSNVGTLMLAQRVGPERFYDMVRKFGLGQRTGVGLPGESAGLVPPIDQWSGSTFSNLPIGQGLSMTLLQMAGMYQAIANDGVRIPPRILKATIAPDGTRTEEPRPEGVRVVSAQTAQTVRQMLRAVVQHDPMGYQQGTGPAAAVPGYQMAGKTGTAQQINPACGCYFEDVYWITFAGMATVDNPRYVIGIMMDNPHSNADGTPGHSAAPLFHNIAGWLMQRENVPLSPDPGPPLTLQAM; the protein is encoded by the coding sequence ATGAGCCGGGGCGACGCGCGGCGCGCCGAGCGCGGTCCGCGTCAGCCGCGCGAGGCCAAGAAGGGCCACCAACCCGCGCGGGCCCGGCGAAGCGACCGCCCGGACGTCCGGGAATCCCGCCGATTCCGCAAAGCCGGGAAAGCCGAAGCCAAACCCACACCGGTTGCGGGCGGCGGCCATTCGGCGAAGTTGCGCCGCACCCGCCAGGCGGTCCAGGTGGGCAACCGGGGCGCGTCGTTCGTGTTCCGGCACCGCACCGGCAACGTCATCATCGCCGTGCTGATGGTGGTCGCCATCAGCCAGCTGTTCTACCTGCAGGTGTCCAACGCCGCGCAGCTCAACGCCCAGGCCGCCGGTCAGCTCAAGGTCACCGACATCGAACGCGCGGTCCGCGGCGCCATCATCGACCGCCACAACGACCGGCTGGCCTTCACCATCGAGGCGCGCGCACTGACCTTCCAGCCCAAGCGGGTCCGCCAGCAGCTGGAAGAGGCCAGGAGAAAGGCGCCCCAGGCGCCCGACCCGCAGGAGCGGCTGGCCGCCATCGCCAAGGAGATCGCCGGCAAGCTGAACAACAAGCCGGACGCACCGACCCTGCTGAAGAAGCTGCAGAGCAACGAATCGTTCGTGTATCTGGCTCGGGCCGTCGACCCCGCCATCGCGAACGCGATCTCGGCCAAGTACCCCGAGGTCGGCTCCGAACGGCAAGACCTGCGTCAGTACCCCGGCGGTTCGCTGGCGGCCAACATCGTCGGCGGCATCGACTGGGACGGGCACGGCCTGCTGGGGCTCGAGGACGCCCTGGACGCCATGCTCGCCGGCACCGACGGTTCGGTCACCTACGACCGCGGCTCCGACGGCGTCGTCATCCCCGGCAGCTACCGCAACCGGCACCGGGCGGTGTACGGGTCGACCGTCCAGCTCACCCTCGACGACGACATCCAGTTCTACGTCCAGCAGCAGGTGCAGCAGGCCAGGGACCTGTCCGGCGCGCACACCGTCTCGGCTGTCGTGCTCGACGCCCACACCGGCGAGGTGCTGGCCATGGCCAACGACAACACCTTCGACCCGTCGCAGGACATCGGCCGCCAGGCCGACCGGCAGCTGGGCAACCTGCCGGTGTCCTCGCCCTTCGAGCCCGGCTCGGTGAACAAGATCATCACCGCGTCCTCGGTCATCGAATACGGCCTGTCCAACCCCGACGAAGTCCTGCAGGTTCCGGGCTCCATCAACATGGGCGGGGTCAACATCCACGACGCCTGGGAGCACGGCGTGATGCCGTACACCACCACCGGGGTGTTCGGGAAGTCGTCCAACGTCGGAACCCTGATGCTGGCCCAGCGGGTGGGTCCGGAGCGCTTCTACGACATGGTCCGCAAGTTCGGGCTGGGGCAGCGCACCGGCGTCGGGCTGCCCGGTGAGAGCGCCGGGCTGGTGCCGCCGATCGACCAGTGGTCGGGCAGCACCTTCTCCAACCTGCCGATCGGCCAAGGCCTTTCGATGACCCTGCTGCAGATGGCGGGCATGTACCAGGCGATCGCCAACGACGGCGTGCGGATCCCGCCGCGCATCCTCAAGGCCACCATCGCGCCCGACGGCACCCGCACCGAGGAGCCGCGCCCGGAGGGCGTTCGGGTGGTCTCGGCCCAGACCGCCCAGACGGTGCGGCAGATGTTGCGCGCCGTCGTCCAGCACGACCCGATGGGCTACCAGCAGGGCACCGGCCCGGCCGCCGCGGTGCCGGGCTACCAGATGGCCGGCAAGACCGGCACCGCCCAGCAGATCAACCCGGCGTGCGGCTGCTACTTCGAGGACGTCTACTGGATCACCTTCGCGGGCATGGCCACCGTCGACAACCCGCGCTACGTCATCGGCATCATGATGGACAACCCGCACAGCAACGCCGACGGCACGCCCGGACACTCCGCCGCGCCGCTGTTCCACAACATCGCCGGCTGGCTGATGCAGCGCGAGAACGTGCCGCTGTCACCGGATCCTGGACCGCCGCTCACCCTGCAGGCGATGTAG
- a CDS encoding hypothetical protein (frameshifted, insertion at around 2557787), producing MVDGRIVVLAYQSLEDRIVKRTFADATASRTPPGLPVELPGHGPRFRSLTHGAERADATEMERNPRSTPVRLRALQRVDHARGKAQP from the coding sequence GTGGTCGACGGCCGCATCGTGGTGCTGGCCTACCAGTCGCTGGAGGACCGGATCGTCAAGCGCACGTTCGCCGACGCGACCGCCTCCCGGACACCGCCGGGGCTCCCGGTCGAACTTCCCGGCCATGGGCCGCGATTCCGGTCGCTGACGCACGGCGCAGAGCGGGCCGATGCGACCGAGATGGAGCGCAACCCGCGCAGCACCCCGGTGCGGCTGCGGGCCCTGCAACGAGTGGACCACGCGAGGGGGAAGGCACAGCCATGA
- a CDS encoding N-acetyltransferase, with the protein MATFLIDLPPQEMERRLGDALRVYVDAMRYPKGTESQRAAMWLEHTRRSGWQAVAAVELATADATHQPSVSELGAAPLVGIAYGYPGAPGQWWQQQVILGLQRSGFPPHAIERLMNSYFELTELHIHPRAQGRGVGEALARRLLAGRSEANVLLSTPETNGEANRAWRLYRRLGFTDVIRSYHFVGDPRAFAILGRPLPL; encoded by the coding sequence TTGGCGACATTCCTCATCGATCTGCCGCCGCAAGAAATGGAACGTCGCCTCGGCGATGCGCTGCGCGTGTACGTCGACGCGATGCGTTACCCCAAAGGCACCGAGAGCCAGCGCGCCGCGATGTGGCTCGAACACACCCGGCGCAGCGGCTGGCAGGCCGTCGCCGCCGTCGAGTTGGCCACCGCCGATGCGACCCACCAACCCTCGGTGAGTGAGCTGGGCGCCGCGCCGCTGGTCGGTATCGCCTACGGCTACCCCGGGGCGCCCGGCCAGTGGTGGCAACAACAGGTGATTTTGGGCCTGCAGCGCAGCGGTTTTCCGCCGCACGCGATCGAGCGGCTGATGAACAGCTACTTCGAGCTCACCGAGCTGCACATCCATCCCCGCGCCCAGGGTCGCGGCGTCGGCGAGGCGCTGGCCCGGCGCCTGCTGGCCGGTCGCTCCGAAGCCAACGTCCTGCTCTCCACTCCGGAGACCAACGGTGAAGCCAACCGGGCCTGGCGGTTGTATCGCCGGCTGGGTTTCACCGACGTCATCCGCAGCTACCACTTCGTCGGGGACCCCAGGGCGTTCGCGATCCTGGGCCGCCCGCTGCCGCTCTAG
- the murE gene encoding UDP-N-acetylmuramoyl-L-alanyl-D-glutamate--2,6-diaminopimelate ligase: MPALAMQVGAVSADGAAVVPDVPITGVTLRAQEVRPGDLFAALPGSTTHGARHAGQALERGAVAVLTDAAGAAELAGVPVPVLVHPAPRSVLGGLAATVYGRPSDRVTVIGITGTSGKTTTTYLVEAGLRAAGRVAGLIGTIGVRIDGVDVPSALTTPEAPALQALFAAMAEGGVDTVVMEVSSHALTLGRVDGTGFAVGAFTNLSRDHLDFHPTMQDYFEAKALLFDPASALRAREVVVCVDDDAGRAMAARAGNAVTVSVTDQPAQWRAVDVTPHGAAGQEFTAIDPAGVHHRVGIDLPGHYNISNCLVALAILDLVGVSPEQAVPGLREIRVPGRLERVDRGQDFLALVDYAHKPGALRAVLSTLLRPDRRLAVVFGAGGDRDPGKRAPMGGIAAELADLVVITDDNPRSEDPAAIRREILYGAAHVGRQADVVEIADRRAAIRHAVAWAGPGDVVLIAGKGHETGQRAAGEVRPFDDRVELARALEDLA; this comes from the coding sequence TTGCCGGCGCTGGCCATGCAGGTCGGGGCCGTATCGGCGGACGGCGCGGCCGTCGTCCCGGACGTGCCCATCACCGGCGTGACGTTGCGCGCCCAGGAGGTGCGACCGGGCGATCTGTTCGCGGCGCTGCCCGGGTCGACCACGCACGGCGCCCGGCACGCCGGCCAGGCCCTGGAACGCGGTGCCGTCGCCGTGCTGACCGACGCCGCCGGGGCGGCCGAACTGGCCGGCGTCCCAGTGCCGGTGCTGGTGCATCCGGCGCCGCGCAGTGTGCTCGGCGGGCTCGCCGCCACCGTGTACGGGCGGCCGTCGGACCGGGTGACGGTCATCGGCATCACCGGCACCTCGGGCAAGACCACCACCACGTATCTGGTCGAGGCCGGCTTGCGGGCCGCCGGCCGGGTTGCCGGGCTGATCGGCACCATCGGTGTCCGTATCGACGGCGTCGACGTCCCCAGTGCCCTGACCACCCCGGAGGCGCCGGCGCTGCAGGCGCTGTTCGCGGCGATGGCTGAGGGCGGCGTCGACACCGTGGTGATGGAGGTGTCCAGTCATGCGCTGACCCTGGGCCGGGTGGACGGCACCGGGTTCGCCGTGGGCGCCTTCACCAACCTCTCGCGCGACCACCTGGACTTCCATCCGACCATGCAGGACTATTTCGAGGCCAAGGCGCTGCTGTTCGACCCAGCCTCGGCGTTGCGGGCCCGCGAGGTGGTGGTGTGCGTGGACGACGACGCCGGGCGGGCGATGGCCGCCCGGGCCGGCAACGCGGTCACCGTGAGCGTCACCGACCAGCCGGCGCAGTGGCGCGCCGTGGACGTCACCCCACACGGGGCCGCCGGTCAGGAATTCACCGCCATCGATCCCGCCGGCGTGCACCACCGGGTCGGGATCGATCTGCCGGGCCACTACAACATCTCCAATTGTCTTGTCGCGCTGGCGATTCTGGACCTGGTCGGAGTTTCTCCGGAACAGGCGGTGCCGGGACTGCGCGAGATCCGGGTGCCGGGCCGGCTGGAACGGGTGGACCGCGGCCAGGACTTCCTGGCCCTGGTCGACTACGCCCACAAGCCCGGCGCGCTGCGGGCGGTGCTGAGCACGTTGCTGCGGCCGGACCGCCGGCTGGCGGTGGTGTTCGGCGCCGGTGGCGACCGCGACCCGGGCAAGCGTGCCCCGATGGGCGGGATTGCCGCCGAACTGGCCGACTTGGTCGTCATCACCGACGACAACCCGCGCAGCGAGGACCCCGCCGCCATCCGGCGCGAAATCCTTTACGGCGCAGCGCACGTCGGCAGGCAGGCCGACGTCGTCGAGATCGCCGACCGGCGCGCGGCCATCCGGCACGCGGTGGCCTGGGCCGGCCCGGGCGACGTGGTGCTGATCGCCGGCAAGGGGCACGAGACCGGGCAGCGCGCAGCCGGCGAAGTCCGCCCGTTCGACGACCGGGTTGAACTCGCCCGCGCCCTGGAGGACCTGGCGTGA
- a CDS encoding hypothetical protein (frameshifted, insertion at around 2563556,2563773), whose translation MVVLNADDPLVAAMAQVTAARVVRVGRGQGADVWAGPTTLDDRARARFTLHAGDAQAEVQLGVSGDHQVSNALCAAAVALECGADVGQVAAALAAAGPVSRHRMQVSTRADGVTVIDDAYNANPDSMRAGLQALAWIARGGQDRRGDPRRSWAVLGEMAELGADAITEHDRIGRLAVRLDVSRLVVVGTGRSMSAMHHGAVMEGSWGSEVISVADRDAALELLRAELRPGDVVLVKASNSAGLGELADALVAEGGSARR comes from the coding sequence GTGGTCGTGCTCAACGCCGACGACCCGCTGGTCGCCGCGATGGCACAGGTCACCGCCGCCCGGGTGGTCCGAGTCGGCCGCGGCCAGGGCGCCGACGTCTGGGCCGGCCCGACGACCCTGGACGACCGGGCGCGAGCCCGCTTCACTTTGCATGCCGGCGACGCGCAGGCCGAAGTGCAGCTGGGCGTGTCCGGCGACCACCAGGTGAGCAACGCGCTGTGCGCGGCGGCCGTCGCGCTGGAATGCGGTGCCGACGTCGGGCAGGTGGCGGCTGCGCTCGCCGCGGCCGGCCCGGTCTCGCGGCACCGGATGCAGGTGAGCACCCGCGCCGACGGGGTGACGGTGATCGACGACGCCTACAACGCCAACCCCGACTCGATGCGCGCCGGCCTGCAGGCGCTCGCCTGGATCGCCCGCGGCGGGCAGGACCGTCGCGGCGATCCGCGACGCAGCTGGGCGGTGCTGGGAGAGATGGCCGAGCTCGGCGCGGACGCGATAACCGAGCACGATCGCATCGGCAGGCTCGCGGTGCGATTAGATGTGTCTCGACTTGTTGTCGTGGGAACCGGGAGGTCGATGAGCGCCATGCACCACGGAGCGGTCATGGAGGGCTCATGGGGGTCGGAGGTAATCAGCGTGGCTGACCGGGACGCTGCCCTGGAACTGTTGCGCGCCGAACTGCGACCCGGGGACGTGGTGCTGGTCAAAGCGTCCAACTCGGCCGGGCTGGGGGAGTTGGCCGACGCGCTCGTCGCCGAGGGCGGGAGCGCACGCCGGTGA
- the mraZ gene encoding transcriptional regulator MraZ: MFLGTYTPKLDDKGRLTLPAKFRDALAGGLMVTKSQDHSLAVYPRTEFELLARKASKAPRSNPEARAFLRNLAAGTDEQHPDAQGRITLSADHRRYAGLSKDCVVIGAVDYLEIWDAQAWHDYQQIHEENFSAASDEALGDIF; this comes from the coding sequence GTGTTTCTCGGCACCTACACGCCCAAGCTCGACGACAAGGGGCGGCTCACGCTGCCGGCCAAGTTTCGCGACGCACTGGCAGGGGGGTTGATGGTCACCAAGAGCCAAGATCACAGCCTCGCCGTCTACCCGCGGACGGAGTTCGAACTGCTGGCCCGCAAGGCCAGCAAGGCCCCGCGCAGCAACCCCGAGGCGCGTGCGTTTCTGCGTAACCTGGCCGCCGGCACCGACGAGCAGCACCCCGACGCGCAGGGCCGGATCACGCTGTCGGCCGACCACCGGCGCTACGCGGGCCTGTCCAAGGACTGCGTGGTGATCGGGGCGGTCGATTACCTCGAGATCTGGGACGCGCAAGCCTGGCACGACTATCAGCAAATCCATGAAGAGAACTTCTCCGCGGCCAGCGATGAAGCACTCGGCGACATCTTCTGA
- a CDS encoding hypothetical protein (frameshifted, insertion at around 2554347) — protein MVSTMTATARYTDPNTRSFTGAGIWLGIAAFAAAGVVALLAWVSRDRSPRFSTPSDQSSS, from the coding sequence GTGGTGAGCACCATGACCGCGACCGCCCGCTACACCGACCCCAACACCCGATCGTTCACCGGAGCCGGAATCTGGCTGGGCATCGCGGCGTTCGCGGCCGCGGGGGTGGTCGCGCTGCTGGCCTGGGTCAGCCGGGACCGCTCGCCCCGGTTCAGCACACCCAGCGACCAATCCTCAAGCTGA